From a region of the Triticum aestivum cultivar Chinese Spring chromosome 7D, IWGSC CS RefSeq v2.1, whole genome shotgun sequence genome:
- the LOC123165754 gene encoding FBD-associated F-box protein At5g60610, whose amino-acid sequence MADGAGSGRSRLSALPNDLLRHIVTFLPVTEAARAATIARGWRHLWRSYPLVLRDADIPERARDAAIPRVLADHPGHFRAVILYDCRLASLDRELPTWPRLLVDKRTEKLVLAYRWFVDQPNPARLLPADILRCDSLQELTLDYWTFPSGTEVVLPRLRILAMVRIGISEQELESLIAASPVLESLRLTLNSPKHVRLRSQSLQCALVGLSRVEEFTVVDTPLLERLYLFLPPTGVVGFRIACAPNLRVLGYLDTRAHKLQIGNSVIGSDTMVNASTVVRSVKILALTVNFGVFGEVKMLASFLRCFPNVDTLHIESIPHDPSVTADEPSGEHHAKFWQEINPICCLRSHVKKMVIHDFRGDRNEFEFVKFIAMNAQELQSLLLVSHEGILSSADKVNEIKDELQCLQFPTGISAVLQVSPKAGTGLRLEKASNLTIDDPFEC is encoded by the exons ATGGccgacggcgccggcagcggcaggTCCCGCCTCAGCGCCCTCCCCAACGACCTGCTCCGTCACATCGTCACCTTCCTCCCCGTCACGGaagccgcccgcgccgccaccaTCGCCCGCGGCTGGCGCCACCTCTGGCGCTCCTACCCGCTCGTCCTCAGGGATGCCGACATCCCCGAGCGCGCGCGCGACGCCGCAATCCCCCGAGTCCTCGCCGACCACCCGGGCCACTTCCGCGCCGTCATCCTCTACGACTGCAGGCTCGCCTCACTGGACCGCGAGCTCCCCACCTGGCCGCGCCTCCTCGTCGACAAGCGCACGGAGAAACTCGTTCTCGCCTACAGATGGTTCGTGGACCAGCCCAACCCCGCGCGCCTTCTTCCCGCCGACATCCTCCGCTGCGACTCGCTCCAGGAGCTCACCCTGGACTACTGGACGTTCCCCAGCGGCACCGAGGTCGTTCTTCCCCGCCTGCGGATTCTCGCCATGGTAAGGATTGGCATAAGCGAGCAGGAACTGGAGTCCTTGATCGCTGCCAGCCCCGTTCTAGAGTCCCTTCGGCTCACCCTCAATAGCCCCAAGCACGTCCGTCTCCGCAGCCAAAGCCTCCAGTGCGCGCTCGTTGGGCTATCCAGAGTGGAGGAGTTCACCGTGGTGGACACGCCGCTCCTGGAGCGGCTCTACTTGTTCCTGCCGCCTACTGGTGTGGTGGGGTTCAGGATCGCTTGTGCTCCCAACCTGCGGGTGCTCGGCTACCTGGACACAAGAGCTCACAAGCTGCAGATTGGTAACAGCGTCATCGGG TCAGACACAATGGTGAACGCAAGCACTGTGGTTCGAAGCGTCAAGATATTGGCGTTAACTGTGAATTTTGGTGTCTTTGGGGAGGTCAAGATGCTGGCCAGCTTCCTCAGATGCTTTCCCAATGTTGACACGCTGCACATTGAG TCTATACCGCATGATCCATCTGTAACTGCCGATGaacccagtggggagcatcatgccAAGTTCTGGCAGGAGATCAATCCGATTTGTTGCTTGAGATCACATGTCAAGAAGATGGTTATTCATGATTTCCGAGGGGATCGAAATGAATTTGAATTCGTCAAGTTCATCGCCATGAATGCCCAGGAGCTGCAGTCCTTACTGCTTGTGTCGCATGAAGGAATTttgtcttcagctgacaaggtgAATGAGATAAAGGACGAATTGCAGTGTCTACAGTTTCCAACAGGTATCTCTGCAGTGCTGCAGGTGTCACCTAAAGCAGGCACTGGTTTGCGCTTGGAGAAAGCATCCAATCTTACAATCGATGACCCTTTTGAATGCTGA